A region of the Candidatus Zixiibacteriota bacterium genome:
GTCAGGAAGCCCTCTACAACCTCGGATTGATCTACCAGTATGAATACGACAACCTGGAAGAAGCAAAGGCGTTCTACGACGAAGCTCTCAAACTGGGGCGTAGCTCCGATGCTGGTATGGGTGCTCTGAATCGCTCCTCCAGTATCGGCAAGCTTGAAGAATACGCTCGTACGATTGAGATTGACTCGGCAACTACTCAGCAAGCTATTGATGATGCTGCTCTCACACAATTTCAACTGGCCGAACTGCTGTGGTTTGATCTGAATAAGCCGGATACAGCTATTCTTGAGATGCGTTACCTGGTCGATTCGTTCCCGATGGCGTATGTGGCTCCAAAGGGACTGATCTCCTTGTCGCAAATGATCCGTGAACATGAGGCAGATTCGGTAGCTGCTGATTCGGTTTTACGCATTATCATTGAGCGCTACGCAAATTCTGATTACATGCCGGATGCTCTGGAAGCTCTGGGTCTGACAGGCACAGCCGCGGATACTGGTCACGCGGCCGCATATCTGAGGATGGCCGAACGATGCGTTGTGGACGATGTCAACATTGACTCTGCTCGCATCTACTACCAGACTATTGTGGATCATTTTGAGGACTCACAGTACTATCTACTGGCACGCTTTGCTCTGATCTGGCTGACCGAGACCTATGATAGTCCTGGAGATTCTTCCGTCTATTTCTCTTACACCGAGTTCGCTGATTCCTTTCCCGGTACCGAATGGTCGATTGAAGCCACCAAACGCACGAACTATCGTCCAGCGCGAGAGGTCCCGCAGATGAATGAAACTGGGGATAGCGTAAGGATCGGTGACAAGGATTTCATAGAAGGCGAGGTCTGGCAAGGAGATTCGCTGGTTGGCTATGTTGACCCTGAGAGGATGAAGTATTTCGATCCTGACGGCGGTATGGCTCGGGACTTTATGGAGCGAGTGAAAATTAAAGAGGTTCGGGAGAAGTTTGTATACCCTACGGAAGCATACGGTTCGCAGTGGCAGGGAGACTTGGTTTTTCAAATCAAGCTTGATTTCTCGGGTGAAGTAGTTAATCTTGTACAGAAAACATGGTCGGATGTAGACGAGATTAACATCAGAGCCGAGGAAACTGTGCGGTCTACAGTGTGGGATACACAGTTAATTCCACCAGAAATGTTGAATTCATGGTGGGTGTACAAACTGAGGATTACTCTACCGAGCCATTTGAAATGATCAAACCATTTTGTCGCGACTCTGTTGTCCTTAAGAAGAAGAGGCTGGGGGATGAGTATTTTTCACTGACCTTCGGCCCTTTACCCCGAATTGGTGGATTCCGCCCGGGGCATTTTATCCAACTTCAGCTACCTGGTACTGATCTGTTTTTCCGTCGTCCGATGTCGGTTGCCGGTATCGAATCGGAGCCTGGTAAATTGGATATAGTATTCAGGGTCGTTGGCCGGGGAACACTAGCCATGAGTCGCTTGCGATCAGGCGATTCGGTCAATATCCTGGGTCCGTTGGGAACACCATTCAAACTGCCACGTCGAAGCGAAGCCGTTGCTCTAGTGGCCGGTGGAGTGGGCATACCACCTCTGCTGTTTCTGGCCAGGGTTCTTATTACTCGCGGATTTGATCCTAAGAAAATTGTCCTCTATTATGGTGGGAGAACCGCCGCGGATATCATTATGCGCAGTCAGATCAAGAAATCAGGAATCCAGTTCTGCCCTGTAACCGAGGATGGGTCTTTTGGGACAAGAGGACTGGTTACCGCTCCCATTATGGAACTACTACAAAACATAGATAAAGACAGGCTCCGCCCGCGGCTTTTTGCCTGTGGTCCGCAAGGGATGCTTAAGGCTGTCAACGAGCTTGGTATCAAATATGGCGTGAGCGGGCAACTTTCGCTTGAGGCTCCGATGCCATGCGGGGTAGGGATTTGTCTCGGATGCGTTGTGTCTCTGACCGAAGGGGGACAGGCGCGAGTATGTAAGGAAGGGCCGGTGTTTGATATTGGTGAGGTGATGTTGTGAGTCCCGATCTTAAAGTAGAAATTGCAGGCGTTGCGTTTGCCAATCCGATCATGACCGCTTCGGGATGTTGCGGTTACGGAGAGGAACTGGCCCAGATGTTTCCGCTTAAGAAGCTGGGTGCGCTGGTGACCAAGTCTGTAACCTTGGAACCACGGGAAGGGCATCCAGTACCTCGTACAGCCGAATCTGCCTCAGGTATGCTTAATGCAATCGGCTTGGCCAATGTGGGTATCGATCGCTTTGTGACTGAGAAGATACCAACTCTCAGAACCTGCGGAACCAGAGTGATTGTTAATGTTGCCGGATCGTCGTTGAAGGAGTATGTGGAAGTATGTACTCGTTTGAACGACTGTGAAGGCGTGGATATGATAGAACTGAATATCAGCTGCCCCAATGTAGACGAGGGCGGGATGGAGTTTGGTTCCGATCCGCGTCTTACTGAGGAAATTGTCAAGGCTGCGAAGAAAGCATTTACTGGCCCTTTGATTGCCAAACTATCTCCCAATGTTACTAGTATTGAGCAAA
Encoded here:
- a CDS encoding tetratricopeptide repeat protein → MVLLAVLPVGCVYYNTFYNAKKAFNDAERTRKENRYGKPKINQAKYKKAIEKSLKVTENYPNSKYYDDALFVLGVSYFWTKQYDRAERRFREIIANYEEFEYFRDSRLYLARTELEQGEIESAMESFVELLNEDVSRSFKGEAAMALGLFHFEERLFSEAHGYFLLIRDSLGSDEERIMAQRHIADGYFESFQFDDAQGAYLQILGMDPSLDERFHALYRAASCSYRMLRIDEGLDYLETLMDDEKYYDSLNVLRLALAEGYEWDGDIEQAEMTYYQVSSSEDKNKVLRQEALYNLGLIYQYEYDNLEEAKAFYDEALKLGRSSDAGMGALNRSSSIGKLEEYARTIEIDSATTQQAIDDAALTQFQLAELLWFDLNKPDTAILEMRYLVDSFPMAYVAPKGLISLSQMIREHEADSVAADSVLRIIIERYANSDYMPDALEALGLTGTAADTGHAAAYLRMAERCVVDDVNIDSARIYYQTIVDHFEDSQYYLLARFALIWLTETYDSPGDSSVYFSYTEFADSFPGTEWSIEATKRTNYRPAREVPQMNETGDSVRIGDKDFIEGEVWQGDSLVGYVDPERMKYFDPDGGMARDFMERVKIKEVREKFVYPTEAYGSQWQGDLVFQIKLDFSGEVVNLVQKTWSDVDEINIRAEETVRSTVWDTQLIPPEMLNSWWVYKLRITLPSHLK
- a CDS encoding dihydroorotate dehydrogenase electron transfer subunit — protein: MIKPFCRDSVVLKKKRLGDEYFSLTFGPLPRIGGFRPGHFIQLQLPGTDLFFRRPMSVAGIESEPGKLDIVFRVVGRGTLAMSRLRSGDSVNILGPLGTPFKLPRRSEAVALVAGGVGIPPLLFLARVLITRGFDPKKIVLYYGGRTAADIIMRSQIKKSGIQFCPVTEDGSFGTRGLVTAPIMELLQNIDKDRLRPRLFACGPQGMLKAVNELGIKYGVSGQLSLEAPMPCGVGICLGCVVSLTEGGQARVCKEGPVFDIGEVML
- a CDS encoding dihydroorotate dehydrogenase, whose protein sequence is MSPDLKVEIAGVAFANPIMTASGCCGYGEELAQMFPLKKLGALVTKSVTLEPREGHPVPRTAESASGMLNAIGLANVGIDRFVTEKIPTLRTCGTRVIVNVAGSSLKEYVEVCTRLNDCEGVDMIELNISCPNVDEGGMEFGSDPRLTEEIVKAAKKAFTGPLIAKLSPNVTSIEQIARAAEHGGADALSLINSLVGITIDTETWRPRLTNNRGGLTGPAIKPVALAQVDAVYNACSLPLIGIGGISCAEDV